From one Tetragenococcus osmophilus genomic stretch:
- a CDS encoding lactate oxidase, translated as MAKKDITEENKEDVNNGGYDAPKNINEVEVINTYELEEKAKEVVPKGGFDYMSGASGDEFTLKQNTKVWDKKGILPRVLADVEFPETSTSIFGEELKVPFVMSPIAAHGLAHQTKEAGTARGIAEFGGSIMSISAYSGASFSEIEEGLKDNKRWFQIYMSKDDEMNKNIIDEAKSDGASAIILTADATLGGNRDRDDRNKFVYPFGMPIVSRYLKGDAKNMSLNNIYAQSKQKISTDDVRFLKEYSGLPVFVKGVQTPEDAMSAIGAGADGIWVSNHGGRQLDGAPGSFEALEAISQAVQGRAPIVFDSGIRRGEHMFKALAAGADIVGIGRPVLYGLALGGWQGVKSVFEYFEKDLKRVMQLAGTQTIEDIKKARLFDIK; from the coding sequence ATGGCAAAAAAAGATATTACAGAAGAAAATAAAGAAGACGTAAATAACGGTGGTTATGATGCGCCAAAAAATATCAATGAAGTCGAAGTAATTAATACTTATGAATTAGAAGAAAAAGCAAAAGAAGTGGTTCCTAAAGGTGGTTTTGATTATATGTCAGGAGCATCTGGGGACGAATTTACCTTAAAACAAAATACAAAAGTATGGGATAAAAAAGGGATCTTACCTCGTGTATTAGCAGATGTAGAATTTCCTGAAACCAGCACCTCGATTTTTGGCGAAGAATTAAAAGTCCCTTTTGTTATGTCGCCGATTGCCGCTCATGGGTTAGCACATCAAACGAAAGAAGCTGGAACAGCAAGAGGGATCGCAGAGTTTGGTGGATCTATCATGTCGATTAGTGCTTATTCTGGTGCTAGTTTTTCTGAAATAGAAGAAGGACTAAAAGATAATAAACGCTGGTTCCAAATTTACATGTCAAAAGATGATGAAATGAATAAAAATATTATTGATGAAGCTAAATCCGATGGTGCTAGTGCCATTATTTTGACAGCAGACGCAACATTAGGCGGAAACCGTGATAGAGATGACCGTAACAAGTTTGTGTACCCATTTGGCATGCCGATTGTTTCTCGCTATTTAAAAGGTGACGCTAAAAATATGTCGCTAAATAATATTTATGCTCAATCTAAACAAAAAATTAGTACAGATGATGTTCGTTTCCTAAAAGAATATTCTGGTTTGCCAGTATTTGTCAAAGGAGTACAAACGCCAGAAGATGCGATGTCAGCGATTGGAGCAGGGGCTGATGGCATTTGGGTATCAAATCATGGGGGCAGACAGCTAGACGGTGCTCCAGGTTCTTTTGAAGCCTTAGAAGCTATTAGCCAAGCAGTCCAAGGTCGTGCGCCTATCGTTTTTGATAGTGGTATCCGCCGCGGTGAACATATGTTTAAAGCTCTAGCTGCAGGTGCAGATATCGTAGGTATCGGTCGCCCTGTGTTATATGGCTTAGCTTTAGGTGGATGGCAAGGTGTGAAATCTGTTTTCGAATATTTCGAAAAAGATTTAAAACGAGTAATGCAATTAGCCGGTACGCAAACCATTGAAGATATCAAGAAAGCACGTTTATTTGATATTAAATAA
- a CDS encoding LysR substrate-binding domain-containing protein: protein MMNLLHENKLSIALSGAETPGFKEPWIEQYPIDKRPLQVCIAPNHPLAKKPFITSKMLTNYSFICLDKGYTHYAIFENWAKTNQINSNQVTYTKEIQTAGSFIASGLSVGIMIDLLVKNRTDIVTRPLKNAPQFYINLIVNKNAAVNPLQQKFNKTLIQNTSELQTS, encoded by the coding sequence ATGATGAATTTATTACATGAAAATAAATTATCTATAGCACTTAGCGGGGCTGAAACGCCAGGATTTAAAGAGCCTTGGATAGAGCAATATCCAATTGATAAGCGCCCCCTTCAAGTTTGTATAGCGCCAAATCACCCCTTAGCCAAAAAACCCTTTATCACTTCAAAAATGTTAACAAACTATTCTTTCATTTGTTTAGATAAAGGTTATACACATTATGCAATATTTGAGAATTGGGCTAAAACAAACCAAATTAACTCTAACCAAGTTACTTATACTAAAGAGATTCAAACAGCTGGTTCTTTCATTGCTTCCGGGCTTTCAGTGGGGATCATGATCGATTTACTTGTCAAAAACCGTACAGATATTGTTACGCGTCCTTTAAAAAATGCTCCGCAATTTTATATCAATTTGATTGTAAATAAAAATGCTGCAGTAAATCCATTACAACAAAAATTTAATAAAACACTAATTCAAAATACTTCTGAACTTCAAACTTCATGA
- a CDS encoding CidA/LrgA family protein, with product MKYIKQIFWIFLFALAGEVLSLLIPIAIPGSVIGMVLLFFALHFGWLNMERVADVGNFLTGNMAIFFVPAGVGLMAHLDILASIWGRLLCIIVISLITVLTLVGTIVQKAKNKVEKNKAIREVEENA from the coding sequence GTGAAATATATCAAGCAGATTTTCTGGATCTTTTTGTTTGCGCTTGCAGGAGAAGTGCTGTCGTTACTTATTCCTATTGCTATTCCTGGTAGCGTGATTGGAATGGTATTGTTATTTTTTGCTTTACATTTTGGTTGGCTAAATATGGAAAGAGTTGCTGATGTAGGAAATTTCTTAACTGGAAATATGGCAATCTTTTTTGTTCCAGCAGGAGTGGGGTTAATGGCTCATTTAGATATTTTAGCTTCTATTTGGGGACGACTTTTATGTATTATCGTTATTTCCTTAATTACGGTTTTGACCCTAGTCGGTACTATTGTGCAAAAAGCGAAAAATAAAGTGGAAAAGAATAAGGCAATAAGGGAGGTAGAAGAAAATGCTTGA
- a CDS encoding LrgB family protein translates to MLDAFVSDPFFGIFLTLFFYLLGLKLHQKWQLAIFTPLIFAIICVIVFLLVFDIPQTAYDNVGQFLSIWITPATVCLAIKLENNYQYLKENYIPILTGIISGVLLHTILILALYLLFFFDGELFATLYPKSITTAIAVGVSESLGGLESLTVAVVVFTGILGAAIGPGLFKIMKINDPVAQGIALGTGAHAMGTTKAIEMGEVQGAMSSLSVVVTGLTVVLISPIAEILLNIFFR, encoded by the coding sequence ATGCTTGATGCATTTGTTAGCGATCCATTTTTCGGGATTTTTTTAACGCTTTTCTTTTACCTTCTTGGCTTAAAATTACATCAAAAATGGCAATTGGCGATTTTTACCCCGTTGATTTTTGCAATTATATGTGTCATTGTTTTTTTATTAGTATTTGATATTCCTCAAACAGCTTATGATAACGTCGGACAATTTTTAAGTATTTGGATCACACCAGCAACCGTTTGTTTAGCGATTAAGTTAGAAAATAACTATCAGTATTTAAAAGAGAACTATATCCCTATTCTTACAGGGATTATTTCTGGTGTGTTGTTGCATACGATTTTGATTTTAGCTCTTTACTTACTTTTCTTTTTTGATGGAGAACTCTTTGCAACACTTTATCCAAAATCAATTACTACAGCAATTGCTGTAGGTGTATCAGAATCATTGGGAGGTTTGGAATCGTTAACTGTGGCGGTTGTGGTCTTTACTGGGATCTTAGGAGCGGCTATTGGCCCCGGCTTATTTAAAATCATGAAGATTAATGATCCAGTAGCACAAGGGATTGCACTTGGAACGGGGGCTCACGCCATGGGAACAACAAAAGCGATCGAGATGGGAGAAGTTCAAGGAGCAATGTCGAGTTTGTCTGTTGTAGTTACTGGACTTACTGTCGTTCTTATATCTCCCATTGCGGAGATTTTATTGAACATATTTTTTAGATAA
- a CDS encoding LysR family transcriptional regulator, translated as MKIQDLIYFKHLVDSTSFTKTAETFFVSQPSISLTLKRLEEEFNVQLITRDRTSRNFQLRPEGEILYKNAGKIIDLLTATKQEMDNLETQTVQLGFLPTIGGFYLPKMLPAMSKLTPIYT; from the coding sequence ATGAAAATACAGGATCTCATTTATTTTAAACACCTAGTCGATAGTACTAGTTTTACAAAAACTGCCGAAACATTTTTTGTATCCCAACCATCCATCTCGCTTACTTTAAAAAGGTTAGAAGAAGAATTTAATGTACAGTTAATTACACGAGATAGAACATCTAGAAACTTTCAACTAAGACCTGAAGGGGAAATTTTATATAAAAATGCCGGTAAAATCATCGACCTACTAACTGCTACAAAACAAGAAATGGACAATCTTGAAACCCAAACTGTCCAATTAGGCTTCTTGCCTACAATTGGGGGCTTCTATCTTCCTAAAATGTTACCAGCAATGAGCAAATTAACTCCAATTTACACTTAG
- a CDS encoding glycosyltransferase family 8 protein: MQINLLFSIDDNFVEQMKTTLFSIYQNAAYEHHFTIYVLQKKLLKQTEEVKEFCKRWEMEYIPLVIGEDRLFDNAPISSRYPETIYYRLMVHKYLPKSVNKILYLDADVLCINDFSSLYELDLQGYLYAAASHKKLTNVTKMINQVRLKNYEAEGYYNSGVLLINLAKAREEIQAEDIFQFIEDNQYNLLLPDQDILNGLYGDKILPIPDEIYNYDVRKNATYDTISRGEWDLNWVICNNVFLHFCGKEKPWQEKYRGRYASLYKYFWYKSARA, translated from the coding sequence ATGCAAATCAATTTACTTTTTTCGATCGATGATAATTTTGTTGAACAGATGAAAACGACCTTATTTTCTATTTATCAAAATGCAGCTTATGAACATCATTTTACGATTTATGTTCTACAAAAGAAATTATTAAAACAAACAGAAGAGGTTAAAGAATTTTGTAAGCGATGGGAAATGGAATACATTCCACTTGTGATCGGAGAGGATCGATTATTTGATAATGCTCCTATTTCTTCTCGTTATCCAGAAACGATTTATTATCGTCTTATGGTACATAAATACTTGCCTAAAAGCGTGAACAAAATACTTTATTTAGATGCAGATGTGTTATGTATTAATGATTTTTCTAGTTTGTATGAACTTGATCTTCAGGGATATTTGTATGCAGCAGCGAGCCACAAAAAATTAACTAATGTAACAAAAATGATTAATCAAGTGCGATTAAAAAATTATGAAGCAGAAGGCTATTATAATTCAGGAGTTTTACTCATTAATTTAGCAAAAGCTCGTGAAGAGATTCAGGCAGAAGATATTTTTCAATTTATTGAAGATAATCAATACAATCTTTTATTACCAGATCAAGATATTTTAAATGGGCTGTATGGAGATAAAATCTTGCCTATTCCTGATGAAATTTATAATTACGATGTAAGAAAAAACGCTACTTACGATACAATTAGTAGAGGTGAATGGGATCTAAATTGGGTGATCTGTAACAACGTTTTTTTACATTTTTGTGGGAAAGAAAAACCATGGCAGGAAAAATACCGCGGACGTTATGCTTCTTTATATAAATATTTTTGGTATAAATCTGCTCGTGCATAA
- the mnmG gene encoding tRNA uridine-5-carboxymethylaminomethyl(34) synthesis enzyme MnmG: MQEYQAGFYDVIVVGAGHAGAEAALAASRMGNQTLLLTINMEMVAFMPCNPSIGGPAKGVVVREIDALGGEMGKNIDKTYIQMRMLNTSKGPAVRALRAQADKHAYSAEMKHTIEKEENLTLRQGIVERLIVEDNVCKGVVTATGARYESQAVIITAGTALRGEIIIGELKYSSGPNNSQPSVSLADHLEELGLEIDRFKTGTPPRIKANSIDYDKTEIQPGDEVANHFSFSTPESIYKKDQIPCWLTYTNPGTHQIIRNNLDRAPMFTGIVDGVGARYCPSIEDKIVRFADKKRHQLFLEPEGANTEEIYVQGLSTSLPEGVQNDVLHSIEGLEKAEMMRTGYAIEYDVVLPYQLRPTLETKVIENLFTAGQTNGTSGYEEAAGQGLIAGINASLKIQEKDPFIMKRSDGYIGVMIDDLVTKGTNEPYRLLTSRAEYRLLLRHDNADLRLTQIGYDLGLVGEQQYQAYSKKKEAVEQEIERLKSIRIKPAQVQNFLEEKGANPLKDGVLANEFLRRPEVSYQDLLQFIPSNEELTNKEIEQVEIQIKYEGYIQKAMTKVDKLKRMEAKRVPENIDYEAIDGLATEAKQKLQRIHPETIAQASRISGVNPSDLSILMVYIQEGKIAKRSS; this comes from the coding sequence GGGCATGCTGGAGCAGAAGCAGCTCTTGCGGCTAGTCGCATGGGAAATCAAACATTACTTTTAACAATTAATATGGAAATGGTGGCATTTATGCCATGTAATCCCTCAATAGGAGGACCAGCTAAAGGCGTTGTAGTAAGAGAAATTGACGCACTTGGTGGTGAGATGGGTAAAAATATAGATAAAACCTATATTCAAATGCGCATGCTTAATACTAGTAAAGGCCCTGCAGTAAGAGCTTTACGTGCACAAGCAGATAAGCATGCTTATTCTGCAGAAATGAAACATACTATTGAAAAAGAAGAGAATTTAACCTTAAGACAAGGAATTGTTGAACGTTTAATCGTAGAAGACAATGTTTGTAAAGGGGTCGTGACAGCTACCGGAGCACGTTATGAATCTCAAGCTGTGATTATTACAGCAGGTACAGCTTTACGTGGGGAAATTATTATTGGCGAGTTGAAATATTCTTCTGGCCCTAATAATTCTCAACCTTCTGTTAGTTTAGCTGATCATTTGGAAGAATTAGGTTTAGAAATTGATCGGTTTAAAACCGGAACACCGCCTCGTATAAAAGCAAATTCCATTGATTATGATAAAACAGAAATTCAACCTGGCGATGAAGTAGCTAATCATTTTAGCTTTAGTACGCCTGAAAGTATTTATAAAAAAGATCAAATTCCTTGTTGGTTAACTTACACTAACCCAGGCACCCATCAAATTATTCGTAATAATTTAGATCGTGCGCCAATGTTTACTGGGATTGTTGATGGAGTTGGTGCTAGATATTGTCCATCTATTGAAGATAAAATTGTTCGTTTTGCAGATAAAAAACGGCATCAATTATTTTTAGAACCAGAAGGAGCTAATACGGAAGAAATATACGTACAAGGTCTTTCGACTTCATTACCAGAAGGTGTACAAAATGATGTTCTTCATTCGATTGAAGGCTTGGAAAAAGCTGAAATGATGCGTACCGGTTATGCCATTGAGTATGACGTGGTTCTTCCTTATCAATTAAGACCAACTTTAGAAACAAAAGTCATTGAAAATTTATTTACCGCGGGGCAAACGAATGGTACAAGCGGTTATGAAGAAGCGGCTGGCCAAGGATTGATCGCCGGCATTAACGCCAGCTTAAAAATACAAGAAAAAGATCCCTTTATTATGAAACGTAGTGATGGCTATATTGGAGTCATGATTGATGATTTAGTTACAAAAGGTACCAATGAACCTTATCGCTTATTAACTTCACGAGCAGAGTATCGCTTGCTTTTGCGTCATGATAATGCTGATTTACGTTTAACACAAATAGGCTATGACCTTGGACTTGTGGGAGAACAACAGTATCAAGCTTATTCGAAGAAAAAAGAGGCAGTTGAACAAGAAATTGAGCGGCTTAAATCCATTCGTATTAAACCAGCACAAGTTCAAAACTTTCTTGAAGAAAAGGGAGCTAACCCCTTAAAAGATGGCGTATTAGCTAACGAATTTTTGCGTCGTCCTGAAGTAAGTTATCAAGATCTTTTACAATTCATACCAAGTAATGAAGAATTAACGAATAAAGAAATTGAACAAGTTGAAATCCAAATTAAATACGAAGGGTATATCCAAAAAGCGATGACTAAAGTCGATAAGTTAAAACGAATGGAAGCTAAACGTGTTCCAGAAAATATCGATTACGAAGCAATTGATGGTTTAGCAACAGAAGCTAAGCAAAAATTACAAAGAATCCATCCCGAAACAATTGCTCAAGCGAGTCGTATTAGCGGTGTTAATCCTTCTGATTTAAGTATTTTGATGGTATATATTCAAGAAGGAAAGATAGCAAAACGCTCTTCTTAA
- a CDS encoding DUF6681 family protein: protein MTFLLDIINGFHKFLWYLDISPKYLNRAYTILSLFPTLYILRIVYGLWVNQNYIQFSLYLLVFVILFYFVVLNFIYYFFDKNVKGDITQLFAKYLPEDAFNIENDSQISQNLMPNTSEVAVDFVDHYELQLEENIQSLISEEKIPTNNLTNSDGFLLMKNTLHPYYYLKKIEDDQYELQIGTSYRDLEKIGIIHQTEALDPVGLFIVGGDFVKNGIRYHERYRLKLLVKDNPSQDVNTKKIKNEAEVSSEVGSRSQRHKKKNSK from the coding sequence ATGACCTTTTTATTAGATATTATCAATGGATTTCATAAGTTTTTGTGGTATTTGGATATTAGCCCGAAATATTTAAACCGCGCTTATACGATATTAAGTCTTTTTCCTACACTTTATATCTTACGTATTGTGTATGGGTTATGGGTAAATCAAAATTATATCCAATTTAGTCTATACCTTCTTGTTTTTGTTATTTTGTTTTATTTCGTGGTTTTAAATTTCATTTATTATTTTTTTGATAAAAATGTTAAGGGCGACATCACTCAACTATTTGCTAAGTATTTGCCAGAAGATGCGTTTAATATTGAAAATGATAGCCAGATCTCGCAAAATTTGATGCCGAATACGAGTGAAGTAGCAGTAGATTTTGTTGACCATTATGAATTGCAGTTAGAAGAAAACATTCAATCTTTGATTAGTGAAGAGAAAATACCTACGAATAATTTAACAAATAGCGATGGCTTTTTACTTATGAAAAATACATTGCACCCTTACTATTATTTGAAAAAGATAGAAGACGATCAATATGAATTACAAATCGGTACAAGCTATCGAGATTTAGAAAAAATTGGAATCATCCATCAAACAGAAGCACTGGATCCAGTAGGTTTGTTTATTGTAGGTGGAGATTTTGTCAAAAATGGCATTCGTTATCATGAACGATATCGTTTGAAATTACTAGTCAAAGATAATCCTTCCCAAGATGTAAATACGAAAAAAATAAAGAACGAAGCAGAAGTAAGCAGTGAAGTGGGGAGTCGTAGTCAACGTCATAAAAAGAAAAATTCTAAATAA
- a CDS encoding phosphoribosyltransferase, with protein MLFRNREDAGKRLATAVESLSNKNLIIVALPRGGIPLGVLIAKKQAVPFDVILAKKIGHPTNSEYAIGAVAEGGAPILGEGYVEQLHASWVKEELPRIQKEMTRKRTLYREDLESESLKGKDVLIVDDGIATGLTMFAAIQAVKKQEAKSVQVAIPVIPKTTYEQLKQRVDGVYALEIPAHFLGGIGAYYENFPQLSDEQVREWLKSK; from the coding sequence ATGTTATTCCGAAATCGAGAAGATGCAGGAAAACGATTAGCAACAGCTGTGGAGTCGTTAAGCAATAAGAACCTTATTATAGTGGCTTTACCAAGGGGAGGTATCCCTTTAGGAGTGCTTATAGCAAAAAAACAGGCTGTACCGTTTGATGTAATTTTGGCAAAAAAGATTGGTCACCCTACAAATTCTGAATACGCCATTGGAGCTGTTGCAGAAGGAGGAGCCCCAATTTTAGGCGAGGGGTATGTTGAGCAGCTGCATGCTTCTTGGGTAAAAGAAGAGCTACCGCGTATTCAAAAAGAGATGACACGTAAACGAACTTTATATAGAGAAGATTTAGAAAGTGAATCACTAAAAGGAAAAGACGTTTTGATTGTGGATGACGGAATTGCTACTGGTTTAACAATGTTTGCTGCAATACAAGCAGTTAAAAAACAGGAAGCAAAAAGCGTACAAGTGGCCATTCCGGTAATTCCTAAAACTACTTACGAACAATTGAAGCAAAGAGTAGATGGTGTTTATGCTTTAGAAATCCCAGCCCATTTTTTGGGTGGAATCGGAGCTTATTATGAAAACTTTCCACAATTAAGCGATGAACAAGTAAGAGAGTGGTTAAAGAGTAAATAA
- a CDS encoding phosphatidylglycerophosphatase A, with amino-acid sequence MREETFKYPDTQAYEFVTQELNKRDISYQVIAQMAYDVAYEFIPEAKLAEFETATIDVLHKREVLNNAMVALDLDRLSTEGQLSQPLQKIIENDAGVFGVDETLAVSIASIYGTIGVTNFGYLDRVKSGVIRKLDTEKEGRVNTFIDDLIGALVAAVAGKMAHKYA; translated from the coding sequence ATGAGAGAAGAAACATTTAAATATCCGGATACGCAAGCCTATGAGTTTGTTACACAAGAACTCAATAAGCGCGATATTAGCTATCAAGTTATTGCTCAAATGGCTTATGATGTGGCTTATGAATTTATTCCTGAGGCAAAACTAGCTGAATTTGAAACAGCAACGATTGATGTTTTGCATAAAAGAGAAGTCCTTAATAATGCGATGGTGGCTTTAGACTTGGATCGTTTATCAACTGAAGGTCAGTTAAGCCAACCTCTACAAAAGATTATAGAAAATGACGCTGGGGTTTTTGGTGTCGATGAAACTCTTGCAGTAAGCATTGCCAGTATTTATGGCACGATTGGCGTCACGAACTTTGGTTACCTTGATCGAGTAAAAAGCGGGGTTATTCGTAAGTTAGATACGGAAAAAGAAGGTCGAGTTAATACATTCATTGATGACTTAATTGGTGCTTTAGTAGCAGCAGTCGCAGGGAAAATGGCGCATAAATACGCCTGA
- the ltrA gene encoding group II intron reverse transcriptase/maturase translates to MKEMYRKSSSLMELVVRKENLSTAVTMVRRNKGAAGVDGMDVDEVEAHIEKWYEPLRKKLLQGTYQPQPVKQVEIPKSNGDKRKLGIPCARDRVVQQAIRQVIEPIIDPHFLPQSHGFRLNKGTHTALKQCVAYYEEGYRVVVDCDLKQCFDTLNHDKLMYHLEQFIQDKAILKVIRKFLMSGVIDLSGEYVERKTGAPQGAVLSPLLCNVYLHELDKELEKRGHQFVRYADDFVIYVKSKRAGERVLKSVTRFIEKDLKLIVNQDKSQVGSPTRLKFLSCLMMKVNGICRFIPTKEAKKKFKAELKRRTSRKRAGDFRTIIKEINQVTRGWIGYFGLGFIRGFIQKEIEPWLHHRIRQLILKRWKAPKTKITKLLSYGLDVVDHAKMIGYSRKKYWRLSKTSEVHRTLTNERLHRWGLVSLSALVESAYARY, encoded by the coding sequence ATGAAAGAAATGTATCGTAAGTCTTCATCTTTGATGGAGCTCGTCGTAAGAAAAGAAAATTTAAGCACAGCTGTTACAATGGTTAGACGCAATAAAGGAGCAGCTGGTGTAGATGGTATGGATGTGGATGAAGTGGAAGCTCACATTGAGAAATGGTATGAGCCACTAAGGAAGAAATTACTTCAAGGGACGTACCAACCGCAACCGGTCAAACAAGTAGAGATTCCCAAGTCTAATGGCGATAAGCGTAAACTAGGAATTCCTTGTGCGCGAGACCGAGTGGTCCAACAAGCGATCCGACAAGTGATTGAACCCATTATTGACCCCCATTTCCTACCCCAAAGTCATGGCTTCCGTCTAAATAAAGGAACGCACACAGCTTTGAAACAATGCGTTGCCTATTATGAGGAAGGCTATAGAGTTGTGGTCGATTGTGATTTGAAGCAATGTTTTGATACGTTGAACCATGATAAACTCATGTACCATTTGGAACAATTCATTCAAGATAAAGCGATTCTCAAGGTTATTCGTAAGTTCTTGATGAGTGGTGTTATTGACCTGTCTGGCGAATACGTAGAAAGAAAGACCGGCGCACCTCAAGGAGCGGTCCTATCGCCCCTTCTCTGCAATGTTTACTTACATGAACTGGATAAAGAACTTGAGAAAAGAGGCCATCAATTTGTTCGTTACGCTGATGACTTCGTCATCTATGTGAAATCAAAACGTGCGGGCGAACGTGTTCTGAAAAGTGTGACACGCTTTATTGAAAAGGATCTTAAATTAATTGTCAACCAAGACAAGAGTCAAGTAGGGTCGCCGACCCGTTTAAAATTCTTGAGCTGTCTGATGATGAAAGTCAATGGAATCTGTCGTTTTATTCCTACCAAAGAAGCCAAGAAGAAATTCAAAGCCGAATTGAAACGACGAACAAGTCGTAAGCGTGCGGGTGATTTTCGAACGATCATAAAGGAAATCAATCAAGTCACGCGTGGCTGGATAGGCTATTTCGGATTGGGATTTATTCGAGGGTTTATTCAAAAGGAAATTGAACCATGGTTACATCACCGCATCAGACAGCTCATCCTCAAACGCTGGAAAGCTCCCAAAACGAAAATAACGAAGTTATTATCTTATGGACTAGACGTAGTAGATCACGCTAAAATGATTGGCTATTCCAGAAAGAAGTATTGGCGATTGTCCAAAACGTCTGAAGTTCATCGGACACTTACAAACGAAAGACTCCACCGATGGGGCTTAGTTTCACTAAGCGCCTTGGTAGAGTCTGCTTACGCAAGGTATTGA
- a CDS encoding aminopeptidase C translates to MSKDLSFADLANFADDLKQVPASHVIARAVQENGVNATSKSLDARAALNRVFSVEVETGDVTHQKQSGRCWLFATLNTLRHDFAKKYNLKDFQFSQNYLSFYDRLEKANKMLEWAIQLIDQPEDDREFLAMLEWGDNDGGQWANGPALINKYGLVPKSAMPETYNSDKTAEISSMINLKLHKAVAHMKKMVVTPTHEEDLRAYKVDCLREIYRMLVYAFGTPPASFDFEYRDKDNNYYNIRNLTPTTFFKDYVAVDFDQYTVLADAPDHEYGKKYGLPSQDYIFSGKKIELANVGITAMKKAVIASLKDGQTVWFGCDVVKDMDRKEGILDPNYFKKSELFDTDLHLNKAERLATRDGEVSHAMTMTGVDLIDDQPTKWKVENSWGEKLGDKGYFIMSDAWFDDYVYEVVVQNKYLQAEDKHVAAKEKEDLAPWDSLR, encoded by the coding sequence ATGTCTAAAGATTTATCTTTTGCAGATTTGGCTAACTTTGCAGATGACTTAAAGCAGGTGCCAGCGAGTCATGTGATCGCTCGTGCTGTGCAAGAAAATGGTGTGAATGCTACTAGCAAAAGTCTTGATGCAAGGGCAGCCTTAAATCGGGTGTTTTCTGTTGAAGTGGAAACGGGCGATGTAACGCATCAAAAGCAAAGCGGACGGTGTTGGCTGTTTGCTACTTTAAATACTTTGCGCCATGATTTTGCTAAAAAGTATAATTTAAAAGATTTTCAGTTTTCACAAAACTATCTTTCTTTTTATGATCGCTTAGAAAAGGCGAATAAAATGTTAGAGTGGGCGATTCAGCTAATTGATCAACCAGAAGATGATCGCGAGTTTTTAGCTATGCTTGAATGGGGGGACAATGACGGGGGACAGTGGGCAAATGGTCCTGCATTGATCAATAAGTATGGTCTAGTCCCTAAAAGCGCTATGCCAGAAACTTATAATAGCGATAAAACAGCTGAGATTTCTTCAATGATTAATTTGAAATTGCATAAAGCGGTAGCGCATATGAAAAAAATGGTCGTTACTCCGACTCATGAAGAGGATTTACGTGCTTATAAAGTAGATTGCTTACGTGAAATTTACCGTATGTTGGTTTATGCTTTTGGTACACCGCCGGCTTCTTTTGACTTTGAATATCGAGATAAAGACAACAACTATTATAATATTCGAAATTTAACACCAACTACTTTTTTTAAAGACTATGTGGCTGTTGACTTTGATCAATATACGGTCTTAGCAGATGCTCCTGATCACGAATATGGGAAAAAGTATGGATTGCCAAGCCAAGACTATATATTTTCTGGGAAAAAGATAGAATTAGCTAATGTGGGAATTACTGCTATGAAAAAAGCAGTAATAGCTTCTTTAAAAGACGGGCAAACGGTGTGGTTTGGTTGCGATGTAGTAAAAGATATGGACCGTAAAGAAGGAATTTTAGATCCAAATTATTTCAAAAAAAGTGAACTTTTTGATACAGATTTACATCTGAACAAAGCAGAACGTTTAGCCACACGCGATGGAGAAGTAAGCCATGCAATGACAATGACGGGCGTTGACCTTATTGATGACCAACCAACAAAATGGAAAGTAGAAAATAGTTGGGGAGAGAAACTTGGAGATAAGGGTTATTTTATTATGTCAGATGCTTGGTTTGATGATTATGTCTATGAAGTCGTTGTTCAAAACAAATACTTACAAGCAGAAGATAAACATGTTGCCGCTAAAGAGAAAGAAGATCTTGCTCCGTGGGATTCGTTACGTTAA